One genomic region from Amycolatopsis sp. FBCC-B4732 encodes:
- a CDS encoding zf-HC2 domain-containing protein, translating to MNHAPDRLIAAYATGGDLPGDLRWGVEAHLEDCRVCRARLAEVAPVRPVVDVVWNRLAPQLEVRPPAEPRRWRWLDTWITPAMAPWLAMIAAVCLVAVLLDGVWHAVLDVTAVQLFAPVLPVLGVAASWARGLDPAYEVVTATPRAGLYLIVRRTVAVLAVVLPVLGVAGRLTGTGPAFWLLPSLAFTTGTLALGGVIGVSRAAYALIAVWVAIVVLPAFVQRGQAFALTTGALPVWAGIFALTTVAVVLHRAAYTRLGAHH from the coding sequence ATGAACCACGCGCCGGACCGGCTCATCGCCGCGTACGCGACGGGCGGCGACCTCCCGGGTGACCTGCGGTGGGGCGTCGAAGCCCACCTCGAGGACTGCCGGGTGTGCCGGGCGCGGCTCGCCGAGGTGGCGCCCGTGCGGCCGGTGGTGGACGTCGTCTGGAACCGGCTCGCGCCCCAGCTCGAGGTCCGGCCGCCGGCCGAGCCGCGGCGGTGGCGGTGGCTCGACACCTGGATCACGCCGGCGATGGCGCCGTGGCTGGCGATGATCGCGGCGGTCTGCCTGGTCGCGGTACTGCTCGACGGCGTCTGGCACGCGGTGCTCGACGTGACGGCGGTGCAGCTCTTCGCGCCGGTGCTGCCCGTGCTCGGGGTTGCGGCGTCGTGGGCGCGGGGGCTCGACCCGGCGTACGAGGTCGTCACCGCGACGCCGCGGGCGGGGCTGTACCTGATCGTCCGGCGGACGGTGGCGGTGCTCGCCGTCGTGCTGCCGGTGCTCGGCGTCGCCGGCCGGCTGACCGGCACCGGGCCGGCGTTCTGGTTGCTGCCGAGCCTGGCGTTCACCACCGGCACGCTCGCGCTCGGCGGCGTGATCGGCGTCAGCCGGGCGGCGTACGCGCTGATCGCGGTGTGGGTGGCGATCGTCGTGCTGCCCGCGTTCGTCCAGCGGGGACAGGCGTTTGCGCTCACCACCGGCGCGCTGCCGGTGTGGGCGGGGATCTTCGCGCTGACCACGGTGGCCGTCGTCCTGCACAGGGCGGCGTACACCCGGCTCGGCGCGCACCACTAG
- a CDS encoding ABC transporter ATP-binding protein: MRAVGAAEVAPATYAWEIRAQGLKVRVGRRKMAVDGLDLSLGKGVHGLLGPNGAGKTTLIRALATVLRPAAGSLTLLGTQAGGHTGQRDLRRRIGYLPQNFGYYKRFTVREFVEYLAWLKEMSKEDIPGAVQRAIERVGLADRADDRMKTLSGGMVRRVGIAQAIVNDPDILLLDEPTAGLDPAQRVRFRELVQELGRDSCVLISTHLVEDVATACTDVVLFAEGKLVFQGTPGELAEAGTPEHVGDSPIERGYSALLNHEPGKGAW; the protein is encoded by the coding sequence ATGCGGGCAGTGGGGGCCGCCGAGGTCGCACCGGCGACCTACGCCTGGGAAATCCGGGCGCAGGGGCTGAAGGTGCGGGTGGGGCGGCGGAAGATGGCCGTGGACGGGCTGGACCTGTCCCTCGGCAAGGGCGTGCACGGCTTGCTCGGGCCCAACGGCGCGGGCAAGACGACGTTGATCAGGGCACTGGCGACGGTGCTGCGGCCGGCGGCGGGCAGCCTGACGCTGCTCGGCACGCAAGCCGGCGGCCACACCGGCCAGCGCGACCTGCGCCGCCGGATCGGTTACCTGCCGCAGAACTTCGGCTACTACAAGCGGTTCACGGTCCGGGAGTTCGTCGAATACCTGGCCTGGCTCAAGGAGATGTCCAAAGAGGACATCCCGGGCGCGGTCCAGCGCGCGATCGAGCGCGTCGGCCTGGCCGACCGCGCCGACGACCGCATGAAAACCCTGTCCGGCGGCATGGTCCGGCGGGTGGGGATCGCGCAGGCGATCGTCAACGACCCGGACATCCTCCTGCTCGACGAGCCGACCGCGGGCCTCGACCCGGCGCAGCGCGTGCGGTTCCGGGAGCTGGTGCAGGAACTCGGCCGGGATTCGTGCGTGCTGATCTCGACGCACCTGGTGGAAGACGTCGCGACGGCGTGCACCGACGTCGTGCTGTTCGCCGAGGGGAAGCTGGTGTTCCAGGGCACCCCGGGCGAGCTGGCCGAAGCGGGGACGCCGGAGCACGTCGGCGACAGCCCGATCGAGCGCGGCTATTCGGCGCTGCTGAACCACGAACCGGGCAAGGGTGCGTGGTGA
- a CDS encoding glycosyltransferase codes for MRVLLSTYGSRGDVEPMAGFGAELRAQGAEVRVCAPPDEDFARRLADAGVEFVPYGPSAKALTKAAPAPSSLPERAAQLIAAQFDVVAAAAEGCDVVVATGMLPTMAGALSIAEKLGIRPVVVTFQKVVLPSPHHAPLAYPGKPFPAGVTDNRVLWEHDAENVNALFREALNTHRVANGLAPVGDVRGYVFGDRTWLATDPVLDPWEPVPGLDVVQTGAWIVPDVRPLPAALEEFLAAGEPPVYAGFGSMPMAAAANVAQVVVEAVRARGRRVVVSRGWADLDLLDDRDDCFAVGEVNHQELFGRVAAVVHHGGAGTTMTATRAGAAQVVVPQATDQPYWAGRVAELGIGVAHDGPVPTVASLSAALETALATSTRARAAAVAATIRADGAEVAAKLLLGSRETQPA; via the coding sequence GTGCGTGTTTTGCTGTCGACGTACGGGTCGCGCGGGGACGTCGAGCCGATGGCGGGGTTCGGGGCGGAGCTGCGGGCCCAGGGCGCCGAAGTGCGGGTGTGCGCCCCGCCTGACGAGGACTTCGCCCGGCGGCTGGCCGACGCCGGGGTCGAGTTCGTGCCGTACGGGCCGTCGGCCAAGGCGCTGACCAAGGCGGCGCCCGCGCCGTCGTCCCTGCCCGAGCGGGCCGCCCAGCTGATCGCGGCCCAGTTCGACGTCGTGGCCGCGGCGGCCGAGGGCTGCGACGTCGTGGTGGCGACCGGCATGCTGCCGACCATGGCCGGCGCGCTGTCGATCGCGGAAAAACTGGGCATCCGGCCGGTGGTCGTGACCTTCCAGAAGGTCGTGCTGCCGTCCCCGCACCACGCGCCGCTGGCGTACCCGGGCAAGCCGTTCCCGGCGGGGGTGACCGACAACCGGGTGCTGTGGGAGCACGACGCCGAGAACGTGAACGCGCTGTTCCGCGAAGCACTCAACACCCACCGGGTCGCGAACGGGCTGGCGCCGGTCGGCGACGTCCGCGGGTACGTCTTCGGAGACCGGACGTGGCTGGCCACGGACCCGGTGCTGGACCCGTGGGAGCCGGTGCCGGGCCTGGACGTCGTGCAGACCGGCGCGTGGATCGTGCCGGACGTACGGCCGCTGCCGGCCGCGCTGGAGGAGTTCCTGGCCGCGGGTGAGCCGCCGGTGTACGCGGGCTTCGGCAGCATGCCGATGGCCGCGGCGGCGAACGTCGCCCAGGTCGTCGTCGAGGCGGTGCGGGCGCGGGGGCGCCGCGTGGTCGTCTCGCGCGGCTGGGCCGACCTGGACCTGCTCGACGACCGCGACGACTGCTTCGCCGTCGGGGAGGTCAACCACCAGGAGCTCTTCGGCCGGGTCGCGGCCGTCGTGCACCACGGGGGCGCGGGCACCACGATGACCGCGACGCGGGCGGGCGCGGCCCAGGTCGTGGTGCCGCAGGCGACGGACCAGCCGTACTGGGCGGGCCGGGTGGCCGAGCTGGGCATCGGCGTCGCCCACGACGGCCCGGTGCCGACCGTCGCCTCGTTGTCCGCGGCGCTCGAGACGGCCTTGGCGACCTCGACCCGGGCCCGGGCGGCCGCGGTGGCCGCCACGATCCGCGCCGACGGCGCCGAAGTGGCCGCGAAGCTGCTGCTCGGCAGCCGTGAGACCCAGCCCGCCTGA
- the rox gene encoding rifampin monooxygenase: protein MIDVIVAGGGPTGTMLAAELRLHGVRVLVLEREAEPVKEVRSLGLHVRSIEVMAQRGLLDRFLEEGKQFKMAGYFAGIDKPWPERLDSAHAYVLGIPQPVTQRLLTEHAVKAGVEIRPGAEVTGLSQDDEGVTVELAGGERLRARYLVGCDGGRSTVRKLLGIGFPGEPARHETLLGEMEVTAPAEEVAAIVTEIRKTEKFFGLGPLGKTGRYRVLVPAEQVREDRSVPPTLEEFKERLRVYAGTDFGVHSPLWLSRFGDATRLAERYRDGRVFLAGDAAHIHPPLGGQGLNLGLQDAVNLGWKLAAELGGWAPAGLLDTYQAERHPVAADVLDNTRAQGELMRPDAGPQALRRLLAKLMDFEEVNRYLIGRIVGIEIRYDFGDDHDLVGRRLRDVELKGGRLYDLMHGGRGVLLDQTGRLSVAGWADRVDHVVDVSEELDVPAVLVRPDGHVAWAGEDQGQLQDRLARWFGAPAEA, encoded by the coding sequence ATGATCGACGTGATCGTGGCCGGTGGCGGCCCGACGGGGACGATGCTGGCCGCCGAACTGCGGCTGCACGGCGTGCGGGTGCTCGTGCTGGAGCGGGAAGCCGAGCCGGTCAAGGAGGTCCGGTCGCTCGGCCTGCACGTGCGCAGCATCGAGGTGATGGCCCAGCGCGGCCTGCTGGACCGCTTCCTCGAAGAGGGCAAGCAGTTCAAGATGGCCGGGTACTTCGCCGGCATCGACAAGCCGTGGCCGGAACGGCTGGACAGCGCGCACGCCTACGTCCTCGGTATCCCGCAGCCGGTCACCCAGCGGCTGCTGACCGAACACGCCGTCAAGGCGGGCGTCGAGATCCGGCCCGGCGCCGAGGTGACCGGGCTGAGCCAGGACGACGAGGGCGTCACCGTCGAGCTGGCCGGCGGTGAGCGGCTGCGGGCGCGCTACCTCGTCGGCTGCGACGGCGGGCGCAGCACGGTCCGGAAGCTGCTCGGGATCGGCTTCCCCGGGGAGCCGGCCCGGCACGAGACGCTGCTCGGCGAGATGGAGGTGACCGCGCCGGCCGAAGAGGTGGCCGCCATCGTGACCGAGATCCGCAAGACGGAGAAGTTCTTCGGGCTCGGGCCGCTCGGGAAAACCGGGCGGTACCGGGTGCTCGTGCCCGCCGAGCAGGTGCGCGAAGACCGGTCGGTCCCGCCGACGCTGGAGGAGTTCAAGGAGCGGCTGCGCGTGTACGCGGGCACCGACTTCGGCGTGCACTCGCCGCTGTGGCTGTCCCGCTTCGGCGACGCGACGAGGCTCGCCGAGCGCTACCGGGACGGCCGGGTCTTCCTCGCGGGCGACGCGGCGCACATCCACCCGCCGCTGGGCGGGCAGGGCCTCAACCTCGGCCTCCAGGACGCGGTGAACCTCGGCTGGAAACTGGCCGCCGAACTCGGCGGGTGGGCGCCGGCGGGCCTGCTGGACACCTACCAGGCCGAACGGCACCCGGTGGCCGCCGACGTGCTGGACAACACCCGGGCCCAGGGCGAGCTGATGCGCCCCGACGCCGGACCGCAGGCCCTGCGCCGGCTGCTGGCGAAGCTGATGGACTTCGAAGAGGTGAACCGGTACCTGATCGGGCGCATCGTCGGCATCGAGATCCGCTACGACTTCGGCGACGACCACGACCTCGTCGGACGGCGGCTGCGGGACGTCGAGCTGAAGGGCGGCCGGCTGTACGACCTGATGCACGGCGGCCGCGGGGTGCTGCTCGACCAGACCGGGCGCCTCTCGGTGGCCGGCTGGGCGGACCGGGTCGACCACGTCGTGGACGTCAGCGAAGAGCTGGACGTGCCCGCCGTGCTGGTGCGGCCGGACGGCCACGTGGCCTGGGCCGGCGAAGACCAGGGACAACTGCAGGACCGGCTGGCGCGGTGGTTCGGCGCGCCGGCCGAGGCGTGA
- the helR gene encoding RNA polymerase recycling motor ATPase HelR, giving the protein MTEHETELKAERAHVAGLYDRLDAERERVRDAYRAALGGNDLGAMERDVRVRALGREVRRLDVVDNGLCFGRLDAVSGERSYIGRIGLFDEENDHEPVLLDWRAPAARPFYTATGAHPEDMRRRRQFHTHRRDVVDFTDEDLGRPGGDASGDAALLAAVNAPRGEGMRDIVATIQAEQDEIIRLDHPGVLVIEGGPGTGKTVVALHRVAYLLYTQRERMERHGALVVGPNPAFLNHIGRVLPSLGETDVVFTTTGDLVPGLHVTAEDAPEAARVKGSRKILDVLAAAIADRQRLPAEPVEIQLRDATVRIDAATAEWARQEARDSGQPHNEARAVFADIVTYVLTERAMKRIGQGWLSRDDREDWERFRAELVKDLNADEVFTRTLDELWPILTPETLLAQLYSSPERLRAAGGDPVLARAEGDAWTVSDVPLLDELVDLLGRDLAAEKAVERAAERERKAKAAYAADVLDNLIEREDVDEDVGLVAKDLLYGEDLADRFVETDTRTLVERASADRDWTYRHVVVDEAQELSEMDWRVLMRRCPGRSFTVVGDLAQRRSAAGARSWGAMLDPYVPGRWVYRSLTVNYRTPAEIMSVAAAVLAGFAPDVRPPESVRACGVAPWARRVGDGELAAAVEEFTGAEAGREGTSVVIGPPGVPGAVPPSETKGLEFDAVLVVDPDRILDGGPRGAAELYVALTRATQRLGVLHRGPLPRELAGLAEAPVPVP; this is encoded by the coding sequence ATGACGGAACACGAAACAGAACTGAAGGCCGAACGCGCCCACGTCGCCGGGCTCTACGACCGGCTCGACGCCGAACGCGAGCGCGTGCGCGACGCCTACCGGGCGGCGCTCGGCGGCAACGACCTCGGCGCCATGGAACGGGACGTCCGGGTGCGGGCGCTCGGCCGGGAGGTGCGGCGGCTGGACGTCGTCGACAACGGGCTGTGCTTCGGGCGGCTCGACGCCGTTTCGGGGGAGCGCTCCTACATCGGCCGGATCGGGCTCTTCGACGAGGAAAACGACCACGAACCGGTGCTGCTCGACTGGCGGGCGCCGGCCGCGCGGCCGTTCTACACCGCCACCGGCGCGCACCCGGAGGACATGCGCCGCCGCCGTCAGTTCCACACCCATCGGCGGGACGTGGTCGACTTCACCGACGAGGACCTCGGCCGCCCGGGCGGGGACGCGTCGGGGGACGCGGCGCTGCTCGCCGCCGTCAACGCCCCACGCGGCGAGGGCATGCGGGACATCGTCGCGACGATCCAGGCCGAGCAGGACGAGATCATCCGGCTCGACCACCCGGGCGTGCTGGTGATCGAAGGCGGGCCGGGCACCGGGAAGACGGTGGTGGCGCTGCACCGCGTCGCCTACCTGCTCTACACCCAGCGGGAACGGATGGAACGCCACGGCGCGCTCGTGGTCGGGCCCAACCCGGCGTTCCTGAACCACATCGGGCGCGTGCTGCCGTCGCTCGGGGAAACCGACGTCGTCTTCACGACCACCGGCGACCTCGTGCCCGGCCTGCACGTCACGGCCGAGGACGCGCCGGAAGCCGCGCGGGTCAAGGGTTCCCGGAAGATCCTGGACGTGCTCGCGGCCGCCATCGCCGACCGGCAGCGGCTTCCCGCGGAGCCGGTGGAGATCCAGCTGCGGGACGCGACCGTGCGGATCGACGCCGCGACCGCGGAGTGGGCCCGGCAGGAGGCGCGCGACAGCGGGCAGCCGCACAACGAAGCCCGCGCGGTGTTCGCCGACATCGTCACCTACGTGCTCACCGAACGGGCGATGAAGCGGATCGGCCAGGGCTGGCTGAGCCGCGACGACCGCGAGGACTGGGAACGGTTCCGGGCCGAACTGGTCAAGGATCTCAACGCCGACGAGGTGTTCACCCGCACGCTCGACGAGCTGTGGCCGATCCTGACCCCGGAAACCCTGCTGGCGCAGCTGTATTCGTCGCCGGAACGGCTGCGCGCGGCGGGCGGTGACCCCGTGCTGGCGCGGGCCGAGGGCGACGCCTGGACGGTGTCGGACGTGCCGCTGCTCGACGAGCTCGTCGACCTGCTGGGCCGGGACCTCGCGGCCGAGAAGGCGGTGGAGCGGGCAGCCGAGCGGGAGCGGAAGGCGAAGGCCGCCTACGCCGCCGACGTCCTGGACAACCTCATCGAGCGCGAGGACGTCGACGAGGACGTCGGCCTGGTCGCCAAGGACCTGCTCTACGGTGAGGACCTGGCGGACCGGTTCGTCGAAACCGACACGCGGACGCTCGTCGAGCGCGCCTCGGCGGACCGGGATTGGACCTACCGGCACGTCGTGGTCGACGAGGCCCAGGAACTGTCCGAAATGGACTGGCGGGTGCTGATGCGGCGGTGTCCCGGGCGGTCGTTCACGGTGGTGGGCGACCTCGCCCAGCGCCGGTCGGCGGCCGGGGCGCGGTCGTGGGGCGCGATGCTCGACCCGTACGTGCCCGGCCGCTGGGTCTACCGCTCGCTGACGGTGAACTACCGCACGCCGGCGGAGATCATGAGCGTTGCCGCCGCCGTGCTGGCCGGGTTCGCGCCCGACGTGCGGCCGCCGGAGTCGGTGCGCGCGTGCGGGGTCGCGCCGTGGGCGCGGCGGGTCGGCGACGGCGAACTCGCCGCGGCCGTCGAGGAGTTCACCGGCGCGGAAGCCGGGCGCGAAGGCACCAGCGTCGTGATCGGGCCGCCCGGGGTGCCGGGCGCGGTACCTCCGTCCGAGACGAAGGGCCTGGAGTTCGACGCCGTGCTGGTCGTGGACCCGGACCGGATCCTCGACGGCGGGCCCCGCGGCGCGGCCGAGCTCTACGTGGCGCTCACCCGCGCCACGCAGCGCCTCGGCGTCCTGCACCGGGGTCCGCTGCCGCGGGAGCTGGCCGGGCTCGCCGAGGCCCCGGTGCCGGTGCCGTGA
- a CDS encoding PPOX class F420-dependent oxidoreductase has translation MFTEAELEYLAAQPLGRLATRQPNGTLQANPVGFRYNPDEKTVDVTGHNLRNSKKFRNIATDDQVAFVVDDLPSTNPWRVRCLEIRGRAEALTGVNLPDNHFDDAVIRIHPERILAFGVEDWDREPLELETNIRDV, from the coding sequence ATGTTCACCGAAGCAGAGCTCGAATACCTCGCCGCCCAGCCGCTGGGCCGCCTCGCCACCCGGCAGCCGAACGGGACCCTGCAGGCCAACCCGGTCGGCTTCCGCTACAACCCGGACGAGAAGACCGTCGACGTCACCGGGCACAACCTGCGGAACAGCAAGAAGTTCCGCAACATCGCGACCGACGACCAGGTCGCCTTCGTCGTCGACGACCTCCCCTCGACGAACCCGTGGCGCGTGCGCTGCCTGGAGATCCGCGGCCGCGCCGAAGCGCTGACCGGCGTCAACCTCCCGGACAACCACTTCGACGACGCCGTGATCCGCATCCACCCCGAGCGCATCCTCGCCTTCGGCGTCGAGGACTGGGACCGCGAGCCGCTCGAGCTGGAGACGAACATCCGCGACGTCTGA
- a CDS encoding GDSL-type esterase/lipase family protein: MIITPLTDGLVLGALELERTGHGLAPHRLPARARAQNTDPRLAMAEAQPAGVRLRFRTSAAVVELETRRTKVVYAGAPPRPDGLYDLLVDGELVAQANVDGGNTLTVDPRTGAGEHRDGPPGTVRFGDLGTHPKDVEIWLPHHEITELLALRTDAPVEPLPRRRVWLHHGSSISHGSNAASPATTWAALAATAAGVDLVNLGFGGNALLDPFTARALRDTPADLVSVKLGINVVNADLMRLRAFGPAVHGFLDTIREGHPDTPLVVVSPLYCPIHEQTPGPGDFDHEALAAGEVRFRATGDPAERAAGKLTLEVVRDELARIVAQRQAEDPNLRYLDGLALYGEADFAEFPLPDALHPDPAAHRRIATRFAELVLDFKGA; the protein is encoded by the coding sequence ATGATCATCACCCCCCTGACCGACGGCCTGGTGCTCGGCGCCCTCGAACTCGAGCGCACCGGGCACGGCCTCGCCCCGCACCGCCTGCCCGCCCGGGCCCGCGCGCAGAACACCGACCCGCGCCTGGCCATGGCCGAAGCGCAGCCCGCCGGCGTGCGGCTGCGGTTCCGGACCAGCGCCGCCGTCGTCGAGCTGGAAACCCGGCGCACCAAGGTGGTCTACGCCGGCGCGCCGCCGCGTCCGGACGGCTTGTACGACCTGCTGGTCGACGGCGAGCTCGTCGCCCAAGCGAACGTCGACGGCGGCAACACCCTGACCGTCGACCCGCGCACCGGCGCCGGCGAGCACCGCGACGGCCCGCCCGGCACCGTGCGGTTCGGCGACCTGGGCACGCACCCCAAGGACGTCGAGATCTGGCTGCCGCACCACGAGATCACCGAACTGCTCGCTCTGCGCACCGACGCGCCCGTCGAGCCGCTGCCCCGGCGAAGGGTGTGGCTTCACCACGGGAGCTCGATCAGCCACGGCTCGAACGCCGCCAGCCCGGCCACCACCTGGGCCGCGCTCGCCGCCACCGCGGCCGGCGTCGACCTGGTGAACCTCGGGTTCGGCGGCAACGCGCTGCTCGACCCGTTCACCGCCCGCGCGCTGCGCGACACCCCCGCCGACCTGGTCAGCGTCAAGCTCGGCATCAACGTCGTCAACGCCGACCTGATGCGCCTGCGCGCGTTCGGCCCGGCCGTGCACGGCTTCCTCGACACCATCCGCGAAGGACACCCGGACACGCCGCTGGTCGTCGTCTCCCCGCTGTACTGCCCGATCCACGAGCAGACGCCGGGGCCGGGCGACTTCGACCACGAAGCGCTGGCCGCCGGCGAGGTCCGGTTCCGGGCGACCGGGGACCCCGCCGAGCGGGCCGCGGGCAAGCTGACCCTGGAAGTCGTCCGGGACGAGCTGGCCCGGATCGTCGCGCAGCGGCAGGCCGAGGACCCGAACCTGCGCTACCTCGACGGTCTCGCCCTCTACGGCGAAGCCGACTTCGCCGAGTTCCCGCTGCCGGACGCCCTCCACCCGGACCCCGCGGCCCACCGCCGGATCGCCACGCGGTTCGCCGAGCTGGTGCTTGACTTCAAGGGAGCTTGA
- a CDS encoding TetR/AcrR family transcriptional regulator, protein MVRAGLTTERVVRAGAELADEAGFANVTPSELARRFDVKVASLYSHVKNAHDLRAKIALLALDELADRAAAALAGRAGKDALIAFADVYRDYAREHPGRYAATRFRLDPETAAASAGPRHAEMMRAILRGYAVTGPDETHAVRLLGSVFHGYVDLEAQGGFDHSSPPSQESWHRILTVLDTVLRDWPTS, encoded by the coding sequence ATGGTTCGAGCCGGGTTGACCACGGAACGCGTCGTGCGCGCCGGCGCCGAGCTGGCCGACGAGGCCGGCTTCGCCAACGTGACGCCGTCGGAGCTGGCGCGGCGCTTCGACGTCAAGGTCGCGAGCCTGTATTCGCACGTCAAGAACGCGCACGACCTGCGGGCGAAGATCGCGCTGCTCGCGCTGGACGAGCTCGCCGACCGCGCGGCCGCCGCGCTGGCGGGCCGGGCGGGCAAGGACGCGCTCATCGCCTTCGCCGACGTCTACCGCGACTACGCCCGGGAACACCCCGGCCGGTACGCCGCCACGCGGTTCCGGCTCGACCCGGAAACCGCCGCCGCGAGCGCCGGGCCCCGGCACGCCGAGATGATGCGCGCGATCCTGCGCGGCTACGCCGTGACCGGCCCGGACGAGACGCACGCCGTGCGGCTGCTCGGCAGCGTCTTCCACGGGTACGTCGACCTCGAGGCCCAAGGCGGCTTCGACCACAGCTCGCCGCCCTCCCAGGAGTCCTGGCACCGGATCCTGACCGTGCTCGACACCGTTCTCCGCGATTGGCCCACCTCATGA
- the efeB gene encoding iron uptake transporter deferrochelatase/peroxidase subunit has protein sequence MTSAEGTRVSRRKLFGLAGAGVALAGAGAAAGIGIDKATSGNAEASVNTVDFHGEHQAGIVTPAQANLHFVALDVTAPDREKLRQLLKTWTDAARRMTAGQEVVAGGAIDGGQYAPPGDTGEALDLPAANLTLTIGFGPSLFDGRFGLAGKRPPQLIDLPLFPKDKLDPARSGGDLCIQACADDPQVAVHAVRNLVRLGFGVTEVRWSQLGFGRSSSTSRAQATPRNLFGFKDGTNNIKSEDTDILRDQVWAEAADGPAWMAGGSYLVARRIRMHIETWDRESLDGQQKIIGRAKGTGAPLGQAAEFDELDLDVGGAGGEKVIAEDAHVRLASHQALNGVRILRRGYNFVDGSDGVGHLEAGLFFLAFNRDTRKQYVPMQQALSSKDAMMEYVQHTGSAHFAIPPGVTRESSWADALFS, from the coding sequence GTGACGTCGGCAGAGGGCACGCGGGTTTCGCGGCGGAAGCTGTTCGGCCTGGCGGGCGCGGGTGTCGCGCTCGCCGGGGCGGGCGCCGCCGCCGGCATCGGGATCGACAAGGCGACGAGCGGCAACGCCGAGGCGTCGGTGAACACCGTCGACTTCCACGGCGAGCACCAGGCGGGGATCGTCACGCCGGCGCAGGCGAACCTGCACTTCGTGGCTTTGGATGTGACAGCCCCCGACCGCGAAAAGCTGCGTCAGCTGCTGAAGACGTGGACCGACGCCGCCCGCCGGATGACCGCCGGCCAGGAGGTCGTGGCGGGCGGCGCGATCGACGGCGGCCAGTACGCCCCGCCGGGCGACACCGGCGAGGCGCTCGACCTGCCGGCCGCAAACCTGACGCTGACCATCGGCTTCGGGCCGTCGCTGTTCGACGGCCGGTTCGGGCTGGCGGGCAAGCGGCCGCCGCAGCTGATCGACCTGCCGCTGTTCCCGAAGGACAAGCTCGACCCGGCCCGCAGCGGCGGCGACCTGTGCATCCAGGCCTGCGCGGACGACCCGCAGGTCGCGGTGCACGCGGTCCGCAACCTGGTGCGCCTCGGCTTCGGCGTCACCGAGGTCCGCTGGTCGCAGCTCGGCTTCGGCCGCAGCTCGTCGACGTCCCGGGCGCAGGCGACCCCGCGGAACCTGTTCGGCTTCAAGGACGGCACGAACAACATCAAGTCCGAGGACACCGACATCCTGCGCGACCAGGTGTGGGCCGAAGCCGCGGACGGCCCGGCCTGGATGGCCGGCGGCTCGTACCTGGTGGCGCGCCGGATCCGGATGCACATCGAGACCTGGGACCGCGAGTCCCTGGACGGCCAGCAGAAGATCATCGGCCGCGCGAAGGGCACCGGCGCCCCGCTGGGCCAGGCCGCGGAGTTCGACGAGCTGGACCTCGACGTCGGCGGCGCGGGCGGCGAGAAGGTGATCGCGGAGGACGCCCACGTCCGGCTGGCCTCGCACCAGGCCCTGAACGGCGTCCGCATCCTGCGCCGCGGCTACAACTTCGTCGACGGTTCCGACGGCGTCGGGCACCTGGAGGCGGGGCTGTTCTTCCTGGCGTTCAACAGGGACACGCGCAAGCAGTACGTCCCGATGCAGCAGGCGCTGTCGTCGAAGGACGCGATGATGGAGTACGTCCAGCACACGGGCTCGGCGCACTTCGCGATCCCGCCGGGCGTGACCCGCGAGTCGAGCTGGGCGGACGCCCTGTTTTCCTAA